From Candidatus Dependentiae bacterium, one genomic window encodes:
- a CDS encoding methyltransferase domain-containing protein has translation MKSNIILVLVLSTVANAVDLKHHEQWWQNNIDTQIKTLEKWLGDINAQSRVSMRKHIQEKGYKTILDIPAGLCTEYFGYKKNNIAIEYLGIDITPKLVDRGKELGVPIQQGSIEAIPLPDNRVDVAYARHIVEHLDYYEKAVDELIRVAHKEVIVIFFIKPSHKADNIRSSKRNGDVLYHNIYNKKTIEQFVCFHPKVRNIEWEDINIDEIVLHIYLKQEQAVDFDISMGKDVYTSGYAQCMRNYARYGVCSDVKNSRVLFDQFKILYEKNNFARLSPTREERIPKIIHQIWLGSPLPEEYKAWQKTWKVLHPDWEYILWTDANVGDLKLYNKMFFDNAENYGEKSNILRYELLYQFGGVYVDMDFECIRSLDYLHHTYDFYTGIAPLDCSVLCLNNAIIGSVPGHPILEYCIETVTRDKAQQNRLRKEGGACNAATGPIHFTRAFAAMAPFCNDRVIAFPASILYPIGLKQKFLSHNQIKQVIAKKPESFAIHYWAGRNKTRTH, from the coding sequence GTGAAAAGTAATATTATTCTTGTACTTGTATTATCAACAGTTGCAAATGCTGTTGATTTAAAGCATCATGAGCAATGGTGGCAAAACAACATAGATACGCAAATAAAAACACTTGAAAAGTGGCTGGGTGATATTAATGCACAATCTCGCGTAAGCATGCGTAAGCATATTCAAGAAAAAGGGTATAAAACAATTCTAGATATACCAGCAGGATTATGTACCGAATATTTTGGGTATAAGAAGAATAATATTGCTATTGAATATTTGGGTATTGATATTACGCCAAAACTTGTTGATCGTGGTAAAGAGCTTGGTGTTCCGATACAGCAAGGGAGCATTGAAGCAATACCATTGCCGGATAATAGAGTTGATGTTGCCTATGCGAGGCATATTGTTGAGCATCTTGATTATTATGAAAAAGCAGTTGATGAATTAATTCGTGTAGCGCACAAAGAAGTAATTGTGATTTTCTTTATCAAGCCATCACATAAAGCAGATAATATACGGTCAAGCAAACGCAATGGTGATGTGCTATATCACAATATTTATAACAAAAAAACCATTGAACAATTTGTATGTTTTCATCCAAAAGTTAGAAATATTGAGTGGGAAGATATTAATATTGATGAAATTGTATTGCACATTTATTTAAAACAAGAACAAGCCGTCGATTTTGATATTTCAATGGGTAAAGACGTCTATACTTCTGGCTATGCACAATGCATGAGAAACTATGCACGTTATGGTGTATGTAGTGATGTAAAAAACTCTCGTGTTTTATTTGATCAGTTTAAAATACTGTATGAAAAAAATAATTTTGCAAGACTATCTCCAACACGTGAAGAAAGAATTCCAAAAATTATTCATCAAATTTGGCTTGGTTCTCCGTTGCCAGAAGAATATAAGGCATGGCAAAAGACGTGGAAAGTATTACATCCTGATTGGGAATATATTTTGTGGACGGATGCAAATGTTGGGGACTTAAAATTGTATAATAAAATGTTTTTTGATAATGCAGAAAATTACGGAGAAAAATCAAATATTCTACGCTATGAGTTACTGTATCAATTTGGTGGTGTGTATGTAGATATGGACTTTGAATGCATACGATCTCTGGATTATTTACATCACACATATGATTTTTATACGGGAATAGCACCGCTAGATTGCTCTGTGTTATGTTTGAATAATGCAATCATAGGATCTGTACCCGGACACCCTATTTTAGAATATTGTATAGAAACAGTTACTCGTGATAAAGCGCAACAAAACAGATTGCGTAAAGAAGGGGGCGCATGTAATGCGGCGACTGGGCCGATTCACTTTACTAGAGCATTTGCTGCTATGGCGCCATTTTGCAACGATAGGGTTATAGCTTTTCCTGCAAGTATATTATACCCAATTGGTTTGAAGCAGAAATTTTTGTCGCATAACCAGATAAAACAGGTAATTGCAAAAAAACCAGAGAGCTTTGCAATACACTATTGGGCTGGCAGAAATAAAACTCGTACGCACTAA
- a CDS encoding glycosyltransferase family 2 protein, protein MKKKILLLFIFCVNITFALDNKLVVIIPSYNNTRWYQRNLASVFLQKYDNYRVIYIDDASEDDTYNLVKNYINTHSMQGRVTLIKNETNCGAMANWYHAVRMCADDEIIVSLDGDDWFFNEHVLERIAREYENTDTWMTYGSFISYPEGEVGFAQQIPEWVIDQQAYRRFKFVSTHLRTFYAWLFKKIDISDFYYKNKEFLPMVCDQALMFPMLEMAANHAHFISDILYVYNRSNPLSDEKVDLLLSYNCKTVIRKRTVYKKYEQ, encoded by the coding sequence ATGAAGAAAAAAATATTATTATTGTTTATTTTTTGTGTGAATATAACTTTTGCATTAGATAACAAGTTGGTCGTCATTATTCCTTCCTATAACAATACTCGTTGGTATCAACGCAATTTGGCGTCAGTTTTCTTGCAAAAATATGATAATTATCGTGTGATCTATATCGACGATGCTTCAGAAGATGATACCTATAACCTTGTTAAAAACTATATTAATACTCATAGTATGCAGGGCCGTGTGACGCTAATAAAGAATGAAACAAATTGTGGTGCAATGGCAAATTGGTATCATGCAGTACGCATGTGTGCAGATGATGAAATTATCGTAAGCCTTGATGGTGATGATTGGTTTTTTAATGAACATGTATTGGAACGAATTGCGCGTGAATATGAAAATACAGACACGTGGATGACGTATGGTTCGTTTATTTCATATCCGGAAGGTGAAGTTGGTTTTGCTCAACAGATTCCAGAGTGGGTTATTGATCAGCAAGCATATCGCCGATTTAAATTTGTTTCTACGCATTTACGAACATTTTATGCATGGCTGTTTAAAAAGATTGATATCAGTGATTTTTATTATAAAAATAAAGAGTTCTTGCCGATGGTATGCGATCAGGCATTGATGTTTCCTATGCTAGAAATGGCGGCTAATCATGCGCACTTTATTTCTGACATACTGTATGTGTATAATCGCAGTAATCCTCTCAGCGATGAGAAAGTTGATTTACTACTTTCATATAATTGTAAGACAGTAATCAGAAAAAGAACGGTATATAAAAAGTATGAACAGTAA
- a CDS encoding glycosyltransferase family 2 protein → MYRRYVLILLCITVFGFSTGWWGYSCFNYIPEKKMVVIIPSYNNHKWCERNLESVFEQKYSNYRVLYIDDCSTDNTYYLAKQTIDKYRQWNRVTLLRNKERCGAMANWYHAVNSCDDNEIIINLDGDDWLENNYVLQRVNEEYHNGAWLTYGQFKYYPTGTVGYGSPIPQDIIDNNEFRWYPVVPTHLRTFYAWLFKKIKKEDCMHEGYFFPTTCDQAMMFPMLEMAGNHAHFIPDVLYVYNQANPLNDGKLREQMVVAFEYIIRSKDSYERV, encoded by the coding sequence GTGTATAGACGATATGTTTTGATTTTACTGTGTATTACAGTCTTTGGCTTTAGTACTGGGTGGTGGGGCTATAGTTGTTTTAACTATATACCAGAGAAAAAGATGGTAGTTATTATTCCTTCATATAATAACCACAAATGGTGTGAGCGGAATTTAGAATCGGTATTTGAGCAAAAATATAGTAATTATCGGGTTTTATATATCGACGATTGCTCGACAGATAATACCTATTATTTGGCCAAACAAACAATCGATAAATATAGGCAGTGGAATCGAGTTACTTTGCTTCGAAATAAAGAGCGTTGTGGTGCTATGGCAAATTGGTATCATGCAGTTAATTCATGTGATGATAATGAGATTATTATTAATCTTGATGGTGATGATTGGTTAGAAAATAACTATGTATTGCAGCGGGTAAATGAAGAATACCACAATGGAGCGTGGTTAACGTATGGACAATTTAAATATTATCCTACAGGAACGGTTGGTTATGGTAGTCCGATACCACAAGACATTATTGATAATAATGAATTTCGTTGGTATCCGGTGGTTCCAACTCACTTACGTACATTTTATGCATGGCTGTTTAAAAAGATAAAAAAAGAAGATTGTATGCATGAGGGATATTTTTTTCCTACAACATGTGATCAGGCAATGATGTTTCCTATGCTTGAAATGGCGGGTAATCATGCGCATTTTATTCCTGATGTGTTATATGTGTATAATCAAGCAAATCCATTAAACGACGGAAAATTGCGAGAGCAGATGGTTGTTGCATTTGAGTATATTATTCGATCAAAAGATTCGTATGAGAGAGTATAA